Below is a genomic region from Cellulomonas sp. P24.
GGCCGCCATCTCCGCCCAGGCCCGGGACCTGCTCGCACCGTTCGGCGCCAGCGTGTCGATCGGCGCGGTGCGGACCACGCGCGACCGACTCACCAGTGCGATGGAGGTGGCTGACCGTGCCCTCTACCGCCGCAAGCGCGCGGGCGGGGACGGTCTGACACTCGATCGAGCGAGCATGGTTCCGACCACGGCAACCTGCCGGTAACGTCCGAGGTCCACGCTGGTCACCGCCGCCCAGCCGTGCGGCTCCGGGCGTCCGCCCGCGGGTCGCGGTCGCGGCCTGCCAGACGCCGCCCCCGGGGTCCGCCGGCCTCGGGGCCTCCGAGAGGACCGACGCCGATGACCGACAGCACGACGCGTGCGCCAGCCGTCACCGAACCCGGCACGACCCGAGGAACACCCCGCGCCCGCGTGGTCCTCGCCAGCACCGCGGGGATCTTCGTCGAGTCCCTCGACTGGTCCGTGTACGGCCTCGCCGCACCGTACTTCGCGACACAGATCTTTCCCGGGGCGGACCAGACCGCGGCTCGCCTCGGCGCCTACGCGGTGTTCGCCGCCGGGTTCGTCGCACGGCCGCTCGGCAGCTTCCTCATGGGCCGGGTGACCGACGTGCGCGGCCGGCGCACCGGGCTGACCGTCAGCGTCGCCCTGATCGCCGTCGGCTCCCTGCTGATCGCGGCGGCACCCACCTACGCGGTCGCCGGGCTCGGTGCCGCCGGGCTCGTGCTCGTCGCACGCCTGCTGCAGGGCATCGCGATGGGCGGCGAGGTGGCGACCGCCGCGACGTACGTCGTCGAGGTCGCACCGCCCGACCGTCGTCACCGCTACGGCGCGTTCGCGTACTCGGGCGACGCGTTCGGCACCCTCGGCGCCACGATCGTGCTCGCCGTCCTCCTGGCCGCGATGGGGACGTCGGGCGTCGAGAACGGTGGCTGGCGCATCGCGTTCGTCGTCGCCGGCCTGTGCGGCGTGCTCGCCTTCTGGATCCGGCGCGGCGTCCCCGAGTCCGAGGTGTTCACCCGGGCGAAGGAGGCCGGGCACGAGCCCGCGTGGCCGCTGGTCCGCGAGCACGCGCCACGGATGGCACTCGCGTTCGCGCTCACGATCGGGTCGACGATCGGGGTCTACTTCGGCAGCATCTACCTGCCGCAGTTCGCCGCGCACTCGGGTCGCCTCACCGAGTCGGAGGCCACCGGTCAGCAGACGATCGCCCTGGTCGCCCTGATCCTCGCGATGATCACGTCCGGGTTCCTCGCCGACCGGTTCGGACCTCTCGCCCTGATCCGGGTCGGCTTCACGGCGGCGGCCGTCCTCACGCTGCCGCTCATGCTCGGGTTCCTCGCGGGCGCCGTCCCGTACGTGGTCGCCGCACCGGCCTTCACGATCTGCATCGGCCTCCAGCTCGGGGTCACCCCGGTCGCGGGCGCGCGGCTGTTCCCCGTCCCGATCCGCGCGGTGGCGCTCGGCATCCCGGCGGCACTCGCGATCTCACTGTTCGGCGGGACGTTCCTCTTCGTGGCGGAGTGGCTCGTCTCACGTGGGCACATCGGCCTCGTCGCGGGCTACGTGACCCTCGGGCTGACGATCTCGGCGGTGGGCTCGTGGCTCGTCAGCTACCGGCTCCTGTACAGCGTGGACACCCTCGCCGGTACAGCGGCCGGGAGTAGCGTCGAACAGCCGACCGACTGAGCCTGCCGCACCGTCGACCTGAGCCCGCGGCACACCCGACCTGAGCCCGCGGCACGCCCGACCTGAGCCCGACGACACCCCGAGGACCTGCACATGACCGAGAACCCCGCGGACCTGCTCGTCGAGGCCACCGCGCTCGCACCCGCCCTGGTCGACCTCCGCCGACGACTGCACCGCGCCCCGGAGATCGGTCTGCACCTGCCGCTCACCCAGGCGATCGTCCTCGCAGAGCTGCACGCCCTCGAGCAGGACCACGGGGTCGACCTCGGGATCACGACGGGCACCGCGCTCAGCTCGGTCGTCGCCGTCGTCCGCGGTGCGCGACCGGGGCCGGCCGTCCTCCTGCGCGCGGACATGGACGCCCTCCCCGTGACCGAGGACACCGGCGAGGAGTTCACGAGCGAGCACCCAGGGGCGATGCACGCGTGCGGCCACGACCTGCACACCGCCGGGCTCGTCGGTGCGGCACGGCTCCTGGTCGCCCGCCGCGAGCAGCTCGCCGGTTCCGTCGTCCTCATGTTCCAGCCCGGTGAGGAGGGCGACCACGGTGCCCGGCTCATGATCGAGGAAGGGGTGCTCGACGCGGCCGGCGAGCGCGTCGTCGGTGCGTACGGGCTGCACGTGATGTCCTCCGTGCTCCCGGCCGGCCTCGTGACGA
It encodes:
- a CDS encoding MFS transporter; the protein is MTDSTTRAPAVTEPGTTRGTPRARVVLASTAGIFVESLDWSVYGLAAPYFATQIFPGADQTAARLGAYAVFAAGFVARPLGSFLMGRVTDVRGRRTGLTVSVALIAVGSLLIAAAPTYAVAGLGAAGLVLVARLLQGIAMGGEVATAATYVVEVAPPDRRHRYGAFAYSGDAFGTLGATIVLAVLLAAMGTSGVENGGWRIAFVVAGLCGVLAFWIRRGVPESEVFTRAKEAGHEPAWPLVREHAPRMALAFALTIGSTIGVYFGSIYLPQFAAHSGRLTESEATGQQTIALVALILAMITSGFLADRFGPLALIRVGFTAAAVLTLPLMLGFLAGAVPYVVAAPAFTICIGLQLGVTPVAGARLFPVPIRAVALGIPAALAISLFGGTFLFVAEWLVSRGHIGLVAGYVTLGLTISAVGSWLVSYRLLYSVDTLAGTAAGSSVEQPTD